The window CAAACAAGAATGTGATTGCTGGGCCAAAACCGGCTCCCTTCTTCCAGATTCCTGCGAAAAGAGGGAGTATTGTACAGGAACACACTTCCAAAATAAGCCCACTTGTGGCAGCGAAGATGTAAGCTACAGCCAGATGCATACGACTTGTAGAGCTCCCCATGTATTTCGTGATTGTGCTCTTTGGTATGAGAGCACTAAAAGCACCCGATATAAAGAACGCAGGCACGAGACACAATAGAACATGCGCTTGCAGGTAGTCCAACAGGCTTTCAAATCCTGAAAACAGTATGGTATACAGAATGTTTTGCATATGGGTCAACTCAATGGAATATTCATCGAATTATCTCGATAAGTCGATAATAAATGTGTTGGTAAGGACATCATATGATACAGGAGGAGGTCGCTCTGCTAGAACCTCAAAGGTGTTTTCTCTTAGGTCTAAAATATAGATATTGATGACCACCAAGTGATTCAGCCAAGCTTCTGAACCTTCCCCGATCTGAATTTTGATACCGTCTATGACTGCTGAGAATGAACAGCCCCATAGCCATGGTAAAACACGAGGAAGAACTTACTACCGCTGAGTCAGATGTGTCTGCAAGCAGAGTAGAAAAAGAAAGCCAAGAGGGGGAAGAGGCCCTCGCTCCTCTTGGACCTCATATCATGGCGCAAGTCGAGAAAAGTCCTCCACAGGTCGTTTGTACCCGCCGAGAACAACTCATTGCGATAATCGACTATGTATTTTCTTCTATTGCGTCGACGATTAATTCCGTTACCTTTTCAATATCACCAGGTTCAATATAGTCCATGACGGGTTTTGGCTCATCATCAAGGTCTTTTGCCAAACTGATTTTTGATATATCCGTATCTCCTGTAACGGTTATTGACGCTGCCGGTGTGTATCCTGCTTCTTCGACGAGACGTCTGGAACATTCCTTGGGACATCCGTCAACCGTGATGATGGCTTTGGTTGATTCAGACTTTTTGCGAGCCGGCTTATCGTCACATGCAAGCGAAGCCAGACATGAAATACCAGCCTTTTTCAAACCAACTTCTTTGACAGCCTCAAGTGCTGAAAGCCCTGCAATAAGCCCGGTATTTGATAGTCCGCCATAACACGTATAGATTAAAGATTCATGATTTGTTGACACGATCGTGTTCCTCCACTACAAATCGATTATTCGCAATATATAGATTATTCGATACGGCATTGGTCTCAAGAGACTAATCCCTCTTGCTCCTGTTTCATGTTTTCCCTTCACGAGCACCCGTGCTCCGGATATTAAACAACCGCTGATTGCGATGATTAGCATAGGGAGGCCATCTGAACGTTTGAAGCGCATACGTGAAGAGTCTCGTTAGATACAAATGTACTCAAAGCTGAATGATCTCATACAAACTCTGCAAGTACAGAACAAAGCCTACCTCTCTTATTCACAATCTATCCTTGTCTCTCAAAGCAGCTTACAGTCCATGGCTTGCACTCCACTCCGTTATTACAGCTTGGTACATTTTTCTACTCCAGTTTTGTGTGTCCGAAAACATATCGCTTATATGTATAACACTGTTACATATATCCGTGATATATATGTGCCAACCAAGACATGGTTCCTGTCATTATCCTGGAAGAGGCAATGTCCAACTGCTGATTCTGCGACTGCTACATGCTAATCCTTCGCATGGTTATCAGATAATGGAGGATTTAGAGCAGATTACCGGGGGAAATTATGTCCCCGAGGCGGGCTCAATATACACAATTCTAAGAAGGATGGAAAAGAAGGGGCTTGTAATATCGGAGTGGAAAGACAAGGAGTCCGGTGCTAATCGCAGAGTCTATACACTGACGGAGGACGGAATCCATGTATTACGGGACGGGTTGGAGATGGTGAGGCAAAGGAGGCACCTGATGGATAATCTGATTCAGTATTACGAGAAGCACTTTGCGGAACCGAAAGAAGGAGATGACTGATTTGGAAAAAGCGATTGAAACTAAGAATCTGACAAAGTACTATGGAAATCTCCTAGCGGTAGACCATGTCACCTTCGAAGTTAATAGAGGTGAGATATTCGGCTTCCTAGGCCCTAATGGCGCAGGCAAGACCACTACTGTTAGGATGTTCACAGGCTTGACTCGACCAAGCGACGGAACAGCGACTATATTCGGACATGATATTGAAGACGATACGATTGCCGCTAAGACACACGTGGGAATCGTACCAGAGACTTCCAACGTTTACAACAAACTCTCTACTTGGGATAATATGATGTTTACCGGTGAGCTGTACCACGTTAGCAAGTCTGAGAGAGAAAGGAGAGCTAAAGAGATCCTAGAGATGTTTAACCTCTATGACCGCAGAAAAGACAAAGCCAAGAGTCTCTCAAAGGGAATGAAGCGTCGTCTTGCAATCTCGATGGGCTTGATAAACGATCCCAAGTTGCTTTTCTTAGACGAACCAACATCGGGCTTGGATGTCCAGAGTGCCATAGTAATCAAGGATGTGATTAAGCGCCTTAACGAGGAAGGGGTGACGATATTCCTGACAACGCACGACATCGAGGAAGCAAGTGTAATCTGCAATAGAGTTGCAATCATCCATAAAGGGAAGATAGCCGC of the Candidatus Thorarchaeota archaeon genome contains:
- a CDS encoding ATP-binding cassette domain-containing protein — its product is MTDLEKAIETKNLTKYYGNLLAVDHVTFEVNRGEIFGFLGPNGAGKTTTVRMFTGLTRPSDGTATIFGHDIEDDTIAAKTHVGIVPETSNVYNKLSTWDNMMFTGELYHVSKSERERRAKEILEMFNLYDRRKDKAKSLSKGMKRRLAISMGLINDPKLLFLDEPTSGLDVQSAIVIKDVIKRLNEEGVTIFLTTHDIEEASVICNRVAIIHKGKIAAIDKPEKLKQTIESVQSIEIVFDDMSSISMNELDAIQTVNEVQKVGNRFRLYTHDTSTALWHLWEYLRNRNLRPITINTYGPNLEDVFVRLTETDTKEKKEERN
- a CDS encoding putative zinc-binding protein; its protein translation is MSTNHESLIYTCYGGLSNTGLIAGLSALEAVKEVGLKKAGISCLASLACDDKPARKKSESTKAIITVDGCPKECSRRLVEEAGYTPAASITVTGDTDISKISLAKDLDDEPKPVMDYIEPGDIEKVTELIVDAIEENT
- a CDS encoding PadR family transcriptional regulator, with translation MCQPRHGSCHYPGRGNVQLLILRLLHANPSHGYQIMEDLEQITGGNYVPEAGSIYTILRRMEKKGLVISEWKDKESGANRRVYTLTEDGIHVLRDGLEMVRQRRHLMDNLIQYYEKHFAEPKEGDD